The Nitrospira sp. genome segment TCTCGAGGAAATGTTTGGCCAGGAGGGGAATATCCTCGCCACGTTCCCGGAGCGGAGGGAGAAAGAGCGCAATGACGTTGATGCGGTAGTACAGGTCTTCGCGAAACTGCCCCTTTCGAACGAGTTCGTCGATATTCTTGTTCGTCGCCGCCACAATGCGGACATCGACCTTGATCGGCTGAACCCCCCCGATCCTCGTAAATTCTCGCTCTTGGATGACACGCAGGAGCTTAGCTTGTGTGACGGGACTTAAGTCGCCGATTTCGTCCAGGAACAGCGTTCCGGTGTTCGCCAACTCGAACTGTCCGACGCGTCGAGCTGTGGCATCCGTGAACGACCCCTTTTCGTGGCCAAAGAGTTCGCTTTCAATGAGCGTTTCAGGCAAAGCAGCGCAGTTCAGTGCAATGAAGGGGCGTTCGCGCCGGGAACTGTTGTAGTGCAAGGCTCTCGCCACCAATTCCTTTCCCGTGCCGCTTTCTCCCGTTATGAGCACGGTGGTACGGCTGTCGGCGACCTGCTCGATTTTTGAGTAGATCTCCTGCATGCCCTGGCTTTTGCCGATCAGATTATGGAAGGCATAGCGCTGGACGACTTGAGCCCGCAGTTGCTTGACCTCTCGCTCCAATTCTGAGGAGTTCAGGACTCGATCGATGACGATACGGAGTTCATCGACGTCGAACGGTTTTGAGAGATAGTCAGCGGCTCCAAGCTTCATGGCGTCGACGGCTGTTTTGACGGATTTGGTGCCTGTGAGCATAATGACCGGGGTTATCTTGCTCTCCATGCGGAGTGTTTGAAGCACTGCGAGACCGTCGGTTCCGGGGAGAAGAACGTCAAGGAGGATGAGGTCGGGCTCATCCTTCCGAAACACATCGAGCCCCTCATCTCCGTCACCAGCTTGGAGAATGTCATAGATTGGTTCGAGGACCATCTTCAGAGAGGCACGGACCCGGGGATCGTCATCGATCAACAGAATTCGTTGCTTAGCAACCGAGCTTTCCACAAGCGCTCCTTGCGTTCTACCCCTGATGGGAGGGAAGTTTGATGCGGAAGGTCGTTCCGATCCCTTCCGCGCTCTGAACTTGAATCTCTCCTCGATGCTCCCGAATGATCTGATGAGCGATGGTCAGTCCCAACCCCGTTCCTTCGTTTATGACGCTCGTGTGTTTGGTGGTAAAAAACGGGTCGAAGATGTGGTCAAGGTGTTCTGGTGAGATGCCGTGCCCCGTATCTTCGATCTCTATCTGAGACCACACTGCACCGTCCGCTTTCTGGAGCCTAGTGGTCCGTACACGGAGGGTTCCGGTTTTTTCGCTCATGGCATCCATCGCATTCAAGAGCAGGTTCAACAGCACCTGCTTGACTTGTTGCCGATCTAACATGCCACGGGGCAGCTCAGGCGCCAAATCTTTTTCAATCTTAATCCCGCGGCTGTCGGCTTTCACCTGGATGAAGTACAGGCACGACGAGACGATTTCATTCAGATCCTCATCGGTCAACTGAGGTTCCATGTATCGAGCGTAGTCGAGAATCTCCTGAATCAACCGTTCAATTCGATTGACATCATCGAGCACAATTCGACTGAATTCACCAATGAATTGACTGTCATCCTTGCGTTCCGGAGCCAGCTGAATGAAGGTCTTGATCGACGTCAAGGGATTTCTGATCTCATGAGCGAAACCTCCGGCAATGGTCTCCAAAGAACGCAATCGATCAGTTCGTCGCATGAGCGCCTGGGACTTCCCGAGGTCCTCATACAGCAGGAAAGAGTCGAGCGCGTTGGCGGCATTCTGAGCCATAGCAGCCAGGAGTTCCATGGTATGGGAAGGAAGGACAGTGGGACCTGTCCGGGATTGAAGCAATACGAAGGCGATCAACCTTCCTCGATTCAGCAGCGGGATGGCCAGATTGATGGGAAGAGTGGCGAGTTGGGCACCCGTCGCATTGTCCAGCGATGCCCTGTATAGGGAATCGGTCAAGGCGGACGAGTCGAGGATGTCTTGATGGTTAGCCAGTTGCTGAACTAGGGGATGATTGAGGGCAACGATGGGAGATCCTACTATCGAAGGGATCTGGGCTTGTGGAACCACCTGGCAGAAACATTCGCG includes the following:
- a CDS encoding sigma-54 dependent transcriptional regulator, with product MESSVAKQRILLIDDDPRVRASLKMVLEPIYDILQAGDGDEGLDVFRKDEPDLILLDVLLPGTDGLAVLQTLRMESKITPVIMLTGTKSVKTAVDAMKLGAADYLSKPFDVDELRIVIDRVLNSSELEREVKQLRAQVVQRYAFHNLIGKSQGMQEIYSKIEQVADSRTTVLITGESGTGKELVARALHYNSSRRERPFIALNCAALPETLIESELFGHEKGSFTDATARRVGQFELANTGTLFLDEIGDLSPVTQAKLLRVIQEREFTRIGGVQPIKVDVRIVAATNKNIDELVRKGQFREDLYYRINVIALFLPPLRERGEDIPLLAKHFLEKRLEAERRPQIDFGKDALELLTRYAWPGNVRELENFVEQAFIWSQHAAQITPEHLPTLIKNDSRSTSLRDDTLAGRMSLEKAVMEFEREIILDALKRTNHVQTHAANLLGISRRMLKYRMDTLGIGRPDNSAIQEHAPPMQE
- a CDS encoding ATP-binding protein; amino-acid sequence: MTDRTAPQSGSYQSITASLQRLTQFARDMGHPISLSVIAERILSGLSEASRHSQGVVYVFDRDRECFCQVVPQAQIPSIVGSPIVALNHPLVQQLANHQDILDSSALTDSLYRASLDNATGAQLATLPINLAIPLLNRGRLIAFVLLQSRTGPTVLPSHTMELLAAMAQNAANALDSFLLYEDLGKSQALMRRTDRLRSLETIAGGFAHEIRNPLTSIKTFIQLAPERKDDSQFIGEFSRIVLDDVNRIERLIQEILDYARYMEPQLTDEDLNEIVSSCLYFIQVKADSRGIKIEKDLAPELPRGMLDRQQVKQVLLNLLLNAMDAMSEKTGTLRVRTTRLQKADGAVWSQIEIEDTGHGISPEHLDHIFDPFFTTKHTSVINEGTGLGLTIAHQIIREHRGEIQVQSAEGIGTTFRIKLPSHQG